In Prosthecomicrobium sp. N25, one DNA window encodes the following:
- the xylB gene encoding xylulokinase, translated as MSATVLGLDIGTSAVKAVLVDGRGVAVAEASAPVATSRPRPLWSEQDPEDWWRAVEAAVADLARAAPDAWRGVAAIGLSGQMHGAVLLGADDRPLRPVILWNDGRAHAECAALTRDHPGLAAIVGVKPMPGFTAPKLAWLARHEPGVFAAIRCVLLPKDYVRLKLSGLRATDMSDAAGSWLLDEARRAWSPQAAAAVGLDPATLPALVEGSEPAGTLRAAVAERWGLAPGIPLAGGAGDAAAGAVGIGAVAPGDAFVSLGTSGQLFAVTDGYRPAPDSMVHAFAHALPGLWYQMGAMLTGASALAWAAGLLGRTPAGLASEAEAVPEGASDLLFLPYLTGERTPHDDPDARGVLFGLEPGSDAGRVGRAVMEGVAYTFADAAAALRSAGTEPAAFGFVGGGARSDFWARLLAAVLARPMIRYRGADKGPAFGAAALARMALTGASPGDIARKPPVETVFEPDPRLIDRHAPRVERFRTLYRALAPEFKAARA; from the coding sequence ATGTCCGCCACCGTCCTGGGTCTCGACATCGGCACCTCCGCCGTAAAGGCCGTGCTCGTCGACGGGCGCGGCGTGGCGGTCGCGGAGGCCTCCGCGCCGGTCGCGACGAGCCGCCCCCGTCCGCTCTGGTCCGAGCAGGACCCGGAGGACTGGTGGCGCGCCGTCGAGGCCGCGGTCGCCGACCTCGCCCGCGCCGCCCCGGACGCGTGGCGGGGCGTCGCCGCCATCGGTCTCTCCGGCCAGATGCACGGCGCCGTCCTGCTCGGTGCCGACGACCGGCCGCTCCGCCCGGTCATCCTGTGGAACGACGGCCGCGCCCACGCCGAATGCGCCGCCCTGACCCGCGACCACCCGGGTCTCGCCGCGATCGTCGGGGTGAAGCCCATGCCGGGCTTCACCGCCCCGAAGCTCGCCTGGCTCGCCCGTCACGAACCCGGGGTCTTCGCCGCGATCCGCTGCGTGCTCCTGCCCAAGGACTACGTCCGCCTGAAGCTCTCGGGCCTGCGCGCCACCGACATGTCGGACGCCGCCGGCAGCTGGCTCCTCGACGAGGCCCGCCGCGCCTGGTCGCCGCAGGCCGCCGCCGCCGTCGGCCTCGATCCGGCGACCCTGCCGGCGCTGGTCGAGGGGTCCGAGCCCGCCGGCACGCTCCGGGCCGCGGTCGCCGAGCGTTGGGGCCTCGCGCCCGGCATCCCCCTCGCGGGCGGCGCCGGCGACGCCGCGGCGGGGGCCGTCGGCATCGGCGCCGTCGCGCCCGGCGACGCCTTCGTGTCGCTCGGCACCTCCGGCCAGCTCTTCGCCGTCACCGACGGCTACCGGCCCGCGCCGGACTCGATGGTCCATGCCTTCGCGCATGCGCTGCCCGGCCTCTGGTACCAGATGGGCGCCATGCTGACCGGCGCCTCGGCGCTCGCCTGGGCCGCCGGCCTCCTCGGCCGCACCCCGGCCGGCCTCGCCTCGGAAGCCGAAGCCGTGCCGGAGGGCGCCTCCGACCTCCTGTTCCTCCCCTACCTGACCGGCGAGCGCACCCCCCACGACGACCCGGACGCTCGCGGCGTCCTCTTCGGCCTCGAGCCCGGCAGCGACGCCGGCCGGGTCGGCCGCGCCGTCATGGAGGGCGTCGCCTACACCTTCGCGGACGCGGCGGCTGCCCTCCGGTCGGCCGGAACCGAACCCGCCGCCTTCGGGTTCGTCGGCGGCGGGGCCCGCAGCGATTTCTGGGCGCGCCTGCTGGCCGCCGTCCTCGCCCGGCCGATGATCCGCTACCGCGGCGCCGACAAGGGCCCCGCCTTCGGGGCCGCCGCCCTGGCCCGCATGGCCCTGACCGGCGCGTCCCCCGGCGACATCGCCCGCAAGCCCCCGGTCGAGACCGTGTTCGAGCCCGACCCGCGCCTGATCGACCGCCACGCGCCCCGGGTCGAGCGCTTCCGGACGCTCTACCGGGCGCTCGCCCCCGAGTTCAAGGCGGCCCGCGCGTAG
- the zwf gene encoding glucose-6-phosphate dehydrogenase → MVSRIISVDPFDFVAFGGTGDLVRRKLLPALYQRDRDGQIEDPTRIVAVARSPMTRQAYRDFAREALIDHIDQDEREQATLDRFLDRLHYVKVDATGDAGWGDLAAVLDEAPDRIRVYYLATSPDLFGEICRRLGQAGLVTEASRVVVEKPVGKNLASARTVNDAVGSVFDERRIFRIDHYLGKETVQNLMALRFANSLFEPLWNAAHIDHVQITVAETLGVEGRAGYYDTAGALRDMVQNHMLQLLCLVAMEPPAAFEADSVRDEKLKVLKALKPIRDGQVSDLTVRGQYEAGASANGPVKSYAEELGRSGSRTETFVALKAEVANWRWAGTPFYLRTGKRLATRCSEIIISFKSIPHSIFGGARVQRNELVIRLQPDEGVKLHLMIKDPGPGGMRLRRVPLDMSFAEAFGVRNPDAYERLVMDVVRGNQTLFMRRDEVEAAWTWIDPILEAWGQAADTPRSYRSGTWGPSAAIALIERDGRTWHEDGV, encoded by the coding sequence ATGGTGAGCCGCATCATCTCGGTCGACCCGTTCGACTTCGTCGCCTTCGGCGGGACCGGCGACCTGGTCCGCCGCAAGCTCCTGCCGGCTCTCTACCAGCGCGACCGCGACGGCCAGATCGAGGATCCGACCCGGATCGTCGCCGTCGCCCGCTCGCCCATGACCCGGCAGGCCTACCGCGATTTCGCCCGCGAGGCCCTGATCGACCACATCGACCAGGACGAACGCGAACAGGCGACCCTCGACCGCTTCCTCGACCGCCTGCATTACGTAAAGGTCGACGCGACCGGCGATGCGGGCTGGGGCGACCTCGCCGCCGTGCTCGACGAGGCGCCGGACCGGATCCGCGTCTACTACCTGGCGACTAGCCCGGACCTCTTCGGCGAGATCTGCCGCCGCCTCGGCCAGGCCGGCCTCGTCACCGAGGCCTCGCGCGTGGTCGTCGAAAAGCCGGTCGGCAAGAACCTGGCGTCCGCCCGCACCGTGAACGACGCCGTCGGCTCCGTCTTCGACGAGCGCCGGATCTTCCGCATCGACCATTATCTCGGCAAGGAGACGGTGCAGAACCTGATGGCGCTGCGCTTCGCCAACAGCCTGTTCGAGCCGCTCTGGAACGCCGCCCACATCGACCACGTCCAGATCACCGTCGCCGAGACCCTCGGGGTCGAGGGCCGCGCCGGCTACTACGACACGGCCGGCGCCCTGCGCGACATGGTGCAGAACCACATGCTCCAGCTCCTCTGCCTCGTCGCCATGGAGCCGCCCGCCGCCTTCGAGGCGGACTCGGTGCGCGACGAGAAGCTGAAGGTGCTGAAGGCCCTGAAGCCGATTCGCGATGGCCAGGTCTCGGACCTGACGGTCCGCGGCCAGTACGAGGCGGGCGCCTCCGCGAACGGGCCGGTGAAGAGCTACGCCGAGGAACTCGGCCGGTCGGGCAGCCGCACCGAGACCTTCGTGGCCCTGAAGGCCGAGGTCGCCAACTGGCGCTGGGCCGGCACCCCCTTCTACCTGCGCACCGGCAAGCGCCTCGCCACCCGCTGCTCCGAGATCATCATTTCCTTCAAGTCGATCCCGCATTCGATCTTCGGCGGCGCCCGGGTCCAGCGCAACGAGCTGGTCATCCGCCTTCAGCCCGACGAGGGCGTGAAGCTCCACCTGATGATCAAGGATCCCGGCCCCGGCGGGATGCGGCTCCGGCGCGTGCCCCTCGACATGAGCTTCGCGGAGGCCTTCGGGGTGCGCAACCCCGACGCCTACGAGCGGTTGGTCATGGACGTGGTGCGCGGCAACCAGACCCTGTTCATGCGCCGCGACGAGGTCGAGGCGGCCTGGACCTGGATCGACCCGATCCTGGAGGCCTGGGGCCAGGCGGCCGACACGCCGCGGTCCTACCGGTCGGGCACCTGGGGCCCGTCCGCCGCCATCGCGCTCATCGAGCGCGACGGCCGCACCTGGCACGAGGACGGCGTCTGA
- the edd gene encoding phosphogluconate dehydratase — MTIQARIGEITERIVRRSHDGRSRYLDRLRAAAEKGRVRNRMGCANLAHGFAACGPADKSALMAGEVPNIGIVTAYNDMLSAHQPYEGYPERIRQAARERGAVAQVAGGVPAMCDGVTQGEAGMELSLFSRDVIAMGTAVALSHQMFDAALYLGICDKIVPGLVIGALSFGHLPGVFVPAGPMPSGISNDEKARVRQLYAEGKVGRAELLDSEARSYHAPGTCTFYGTANSNQMLMELMGLHIPGATFVNPNTPLRDALTVLAVERALAITASGNVFAPIGEILDERAFVNGVVGLHATGGSTNHTLHLVAMARAAGIALNWQDFADLSAVVPLVARVYPNGSADVNHFRAAGGLQFLIREFLAAGLLHRDVRTVWGTGLEGYTVAPTLGEDGRLAFAESPAESGADAVLRPASRPFQPTGGLAVLDGNLGRAVIKTSAVKPDRHVIEAPARVFHDQEELQRAFKAGELDGDMVAVVRFQGPKANGMPELHKLTPPLGVLQDRGYRVALVTDGRMSGASGKIPAAIHVTPEAAEGGPIARVRDGDRIRVDALAGTLEVLVDPAEWATRLPAEADLSTNGWGVGRDLFAGFRRSVGPADQGASAL, encoded by the coding sequence ATGACCATCCAGGCCCGCATCGGCGAGATCACCGAGCGCATCGTCCGGCGCTCCCATGACGGCCGCAGCCGCTATCTCGACCGGCTCCGCGCCGCCGCCGAGAAGGGCAGGGTGCGCAACCGCATGGGCTGCGCCAACCTCGCCCACGGCTTCGCGGCCTGCGGCCCCGCCGACAAGTCCGCCCTGATGGCCGGGGAGGTGCCCAACATCGGCATCGTCACCGCCTACAACGATATGCTCTCCGCCCACCAGCCCTACGAGGGCTATCCCGAGCGCATCCGGCAGGCCGCGCGCGAGCGCGGTGCGGTCGCCCAGGTCGCCGGCGGCGTGCCGGCCATGTGCGACGGCGTCACGCAGGGCGAGGCCGGCATGGAGCTCTCCCTCTTCTCCCGCGACGTGATCGCGATGGGGACCGCGGTCGCGCTCTCCCACCAGATGTTCGACGCCGCCCTCTACCTCGGCATCTGCGACAAGATCGTGCCCGGCCTCGTCATCGGCGCGCTTTCCTTCGGCCACCTGCCCGGCGTCTTCGTGCCCGCCGGCCCGATGCCCTCCGGCATCTCCAACGACGAGAAGGCGCGCGTCCGCCAGCTCTACGCGGAAGGAAAGGTCGGCCGCGCCGAACTCCTCGATAGCGAGGCTCGCTCCTACCACGCCCCCGGCACCTGCACCTTTTACGGCACCGCCAACTCCAACCAGATGCTGATGGAACTGATGGGCCTGCACATCCCCGGCGCCACCTTCGTGAACCCGAACACGCCGCTCCGGGACGCCCTGACGGTGCTCGCGGTGGAGCGCGCGCTGGCCATCACGGCGTCCGGCAACGTCTTCGCGCCGATCGGCGAGATCCTGGACGAGCGCGCCTTCGTCAACGGCGTGGTCGGCCTGCACGCCACCGGCGGCTCGACCAACCACACCCTCCACCTCGTCGCCATGGCGCGGGCCGCCGGCATCGCCCTGAACTGGCAGGACTTCGCGGACCTTTCCGCCGTCGTCCCGTTGGTCGCCCGCGTCTACCCGAACGGCTCGGCGGACGTGAACCACTTCCGCGCGGCCGGCGGCCTGCAGTTCCTGATCCGCGAGTTCCTCGCCGCCGGGCTCCTGCATCGCGACGTCCGCACCGTCTGGGGCACGGGCCTCGAGGGCTACACGGTCGCCCCGACCCTCGGCGAGGACGGCCGCCTCGCCTTCGCGGAGAGCCCGGCCGAGTCCGGCGCCGACGCCGTGCTCCGCCCCGCATCCCGGCCGTTCCAGCCGACCGGCGGCCTCGCGGTCCTCGACGGCAATCTCGGCCGCGCCGTCATCAAGACCTCGGCGGTGAAGCCGGACCGCCACGTGATCGAGGCGCCCGCCCGCGTCTTCCACGATCAGGAGGAGCTGCAACGCGCCTTCAAGGCCGGCGAACTCGACGGCGACATGGTGGCGGTCGTCCGCTTCCAGGGCCCGAAGGCGAACGGCATGCCGGAACTCCACAAGCTGACCCCGCCGCTCGGTGTCCTTCAGGACCGCGGGTACCGGGTCGCCCTGGTCACCGACGGGCGCATGTCGGGCGCCTCCGGCAAGATCCCGGCCGCCATCCATGTCACCCCCGAGGCCGCCGAGGGCGGCCCGATCGCGCGCGTGCGCGACGGCGACCGGATCCGCGTCGATGCCCTGGCGGGGACGCTGGAGGTCCTGGTCGACCCCGCCGAATGGGCGACCCGGCTTCCCGCCGAGGCCGACCTGTCGACCAACGGCTGGGGCGTCGGGCGCGACCTCTTCGCCGGCTTCCGCCGGTCCGTCGGCCCCGCCGACCAGGGCGCCTCCGCGCTCTGA
- a CDS encoding FadR/GntR family transcriptional regulator yields MQKQPSSGPLALGTFPRSKNLVGMLSEHLEREIREGRLVPGDRLPTEAALAASAGVSRTVVREAVASLKASGLVETRQGAGAFVRQPPPGFGPVPGIERATVDDIVWILELRLAVEVEAAALAASRRKPADIEALDGALAEMARAHAVGQDGVAADLAFHRALAAATGNPYFGRFLDQLGELALPRRRLTPHKTFGPDYLDLVEREHRAIRDAVVAGDAALAAAAMRGHLAGSRARYAGLA; encoded by the coding sequence ATGCAGAAACAACCCTCCTCCGGGCCACTCGCGCTCGGAACGTTCCCGCGCTCCAAGAACCTCGTCGGCATGCTGTCCGAGCACTTGGAGCGGGAGATCCGGGAGGGCCGCCTGGTCCCGGGCGACCGTCTGCCGACCGAGGCGGCGCTCGCCGCCTCCGCGGGCGTCAGCCGGACGGTGGTCCGTGAGGCGGTGGCGTCGCTGAAGGCCTCCGGACTCGTCGAGACCCGCCAAGGCGCCGGCGCCTTCGTGCGCCAGCCGCCGCCGGGTTTCGGCCCCGTGCCCGGGATCGAGCGCGCCACCGTCGACGACATCGTCTGGATCCTGGAACTGCGGCTCGCCGTCGAGGTCGAGGCCGCCGCGCTGGCCGCATCCCGGCGCAAGCCCGCGGACATCGAGGCCCTGGACGGCGCGCTCGCCGAAATGGCGCGCGCCCATGCGGTCGGCCAGGACGGCGTGGCCGCCGACCTCGCCTTCCACCGAGCGCTGGCGGCCGCGACCGGAAACCCCTACTTCGGCCGATTTCTCGACCAACTCGGCGAGCTGGCGCTGCCCCGCCGCCGCCTGACGCCGCACAAGACCTTCGGACCGGACTACCTGGATCTCGTCGAACGCGAGCACCGCGCCATCCGCGACGCGGTCGTGGCAGGCGACGCCGCCCTCGCCGCCGCCGCCATGCGCGGCCATCTCGCGGGCAGCCGCGCCCGCTACGCCGGCCTCGCCTGA
- a CDS encoding TRAP transporter substrate-binding protein, with protein sequence MFDVFRKTAAALALSAGILAAGSAGAQVVLRSADIHPDGYPTVDAVKYMGQLVEERTKGRVKIQVFNNRQLGEEKDTIEQTRFGVIDMNRINTAPFNNLVPATQVLGLPFLFRSTEHMHKVVDGEIGDAILKEFEPHGLVALAFYDSGARNFYTTKKQIKSLEDLKGMKIRVQQSDLWIAMMQAFGANATPMPFGEVYSALQTGVVDGAENNWPSYESSRHFEVSKFYTLTEHSLTPEVLVMSKRSFDKLSPDDQKIVRAAAKESVAKMRELWVAREKVSEAKVRESGAVVATVDKTPFINAMKPVYDKFVTDAKMKDLVTRIQAVR encoded by the coding sequence ATGTTCGACGTGTTTCGGAAGACCGCCGCCGCGCTCGCGCTCTCGGCCGGCATCCTGGCGGCCGGATCCGCCGGCGCCCAGGTGGTGCTCAGGTCCGCCGACATCCACCCCGACGGCTATCCGACCGTCGACGCCGTGAAGTACATGGGCCAGCTCGTCGAGGAGCGCACCAAGGGCCGCGTCAAGATCCAGGTCTTCAACAACCGCCAGCTCGGCGAGGAGAAGGATACGATCGAGCAGACCCGGTTCGGCGTCATCGACATGAACCGGATCAACACCGCGCCCTTCAACAACCTGGTGCCCGCCACCCAGGTCCTCGGCCTGCCCTTCCTGTTCCGTTCCACCGAGCACATGCACAAGGTGGTCGACGGCGAGATCGGCGACGCCATCCTGAAGGAGTTCGAGCCGCACGGCCTGGTCGCGCTCGCCTTCTACGACAGCGGCGCGCGGAACTTCTACACGACCAAGAAGCAGATCAAGTCGCTGGAAGACCTGAAGGGTATGAAGATCCGCGTGCAGCAGTCGGACCTGTGGATCGCCATGATGCAGGCCTTCGGGGCCAACGCGACCCCGATGCCCTTCGGCGAGGTCTATTCCGCCCTGCAGACCGGCGTCGTCGACGGGGCCGAGAACAACTGGCCGTCCTACGAGTCCTCGCGCCACTTCGAGGTCTCGAAGTTCTACACCCTGACCGAGCACTCCCTGACCCCGGAGGTGCTTGTCATGTCCAAGCGGAGCTTCGACAAGCTTTCGCCCGACGACCAGAAGATCGTCCGCGCCGCCGCCAAGGAGTCCGTCGCCAAGATGCGCGAACTCTGGGTCGCCCGCGAGAAGGTCTCCGAGGCCAAGGTCCGCGAGTCCGGCGCGGTCGTCGCCACTGTCGACAAGACGCCCTTCATCAACGCCATGAAGCCGGTCTACGACAAGTTCGTCACCGACGCGAAGATGAAGGACCTCGTCACCCGGATCCAGGCCGTCCGGTGA
- a CDS encoding TRAP transporter small permease, whose product MPPVSSDPARLREEAAPPPGALRPVLGALARLNGVLAVACLWLAAFGIVAMTVVVGWQVFGRYVLNDTPTWAEPLTLQLMGWFIILGSAVGVREAFHLGLDLVQHVVPPVVAKVMDGISYVLIAAFGLAMTWYSWELAEGTWAATLPVLGIPGGWDFMPQVVGGVLLFLFALERLLGLVAGVEHEGVALQELA is encoded by the coding sequence ATGCCGCCGGTCTCGTCCGACCCCGCCCGCCTCCGCGAGGAGGCCGCTCCGCCGCCGGGGGCGCTCCGTCCCGTGCTCGGCGCCCTCGCGCGCCTGAACGGCGTCCTCGCGGTCGCCTGCCTGTGGCTCGCCGCCTTCGGCATCGTCGCCATGACGGTGGTGGTCGGCTGGCAGGTTTTCGGCCGTTACGTCCTCAACGACACGCCCACATGGGCCGAGCCCCTCACCCTCCAGCTGATGGGCTGGTTCATCATCCTCGGCTCCGCGGTCGGCGTGCGCGAGGCCTTCCACCTCGGCCTCGATCTCGTCCAGCACGTGGTGCCGCCGGTCGTCGCCAAGGTGATGGACGGCATCAGCTACGTTCTGATCGCCGCCTTCGGTCTCGCCATGACCTGGTACTCGTGGGAACTCGCCGAGGGCACCTGGGCCGCCACGCTGCCGGTCCTCGGCATCCCGGGCGGCTGGGACTTCATGCCCCAGGTCGTCGGCGGCGTCCTCCTCTTCCTCTTCGCCCTGGAGCGCCTGCTCGGGCTCGTCGCCGGTGTCGAGCACGAGGGCGTGGCCTTGCAGGAGCTCGCCTGA
- a CDS encoding TRAP transporter large permease: MELWILFGSFTLLMFLGTPIAFCLGLSSLATVIYMDLPPLVVFQQINSGMNAFSMMAIPFFIFAGDLMIRGGIAEKLIQFAASLVGHFRGGLGQVNVVSSTLFGGISGSAVADASAIGGLMIPQMAARGYDRDYAVNVTVNSAIIALLIPPSHNMIIYSIAAGGTLSVADLFTAGILPGLLLAAALMLAAYWVARTRGYPADPFPGWRAVGRYLLVASPGILLIGIIFGGVRSGVFTATESSCIAVIYAFLVALLVYRQLDWAAFKEATFGAVRTTAMVLLVIGTAGAFGWLMALLQVPAATVKLLQSVTTDPIAILLLVNAILLFLGTFMDMAPMIIILTPVLLPVVMKFGVDPVHFGVILILNAGIGLNTPPVGSVLFVGCAVGRITIREAMRTIWPFFGASVAVLMAVTYIPGLSLWLPAFFR, translated from the coding sequence ATGGAACTCTGGATCCTGTTCGGCTCCTTCACGCTGCTGATGTTCCTCGGCACGCCGATCGCCTTCTGCCTCGGGCTGTCGTCGCTCGCCACCGTGATCTACATGGACCTGCCGCCGCTGGTGGTCTTCCAGCAGATCAACTCAGGCATGAACGCCTTCTCGATGATGGCGATCCCCTTCTTCATCTTCGCCGGCGACCTGATGATCCGCGGCGGCATCGCCGAGAAGCTGATCCAGTTCGCCGCCAGCCTGGTCGGGCACTTCCGTGGCGGGCTCGGTCAGGTGAACGTGGTCTCCTCGACCCTCTTCGGCGGCATCTCCGGCTCGGCCGTCGCCGACGCCTCGGCGATCGGCGGCCTGATGATCCCCCAGATGGCGGCGCGCGGCTACGACCGCGACTACGCGGTCAACGTGACGGTCAACTCGGCCATCATCGCGCTGCTGATCCCGCCCTCCCACAACATGATCATCTACTCGATCGCGGCGGGCGGCACGCTGTCGGTGGCCGACCTCTTCACGGCCGGCATCCTGCCGGGCCTGCTCCTCGCCGCCGCCCTGATGCTGGCCGCCTACTGGGTGGCCCGCACCCGCGGCTACCCGGCCGACCCCTTCCCGGGCTGGCGCGCGGTCGGCCGCTACCTTCTCGTCGCCTCCCCCGGCATCCTGCTCATCGGCATCATCTTCGGCGGCGTCCGCTCCGGCGTCTTCACCGCCACCGAGAGCTCCTGCATCGCCGTCATCTACGCCTTCCTGGTCGCGCTGCTCGTCTATCGCCAGCTCGACTGGGCGGCCTTCAAGGAGGCGACCTTCGGGGCCGTGCGCACGACCGCCATGGTGCTTCTGGTGATCGGCACCGCCGGCGCCTTCGGCTGGCTGATGGCGCTCCTGCAGGTCCCGGCCGCCACCGTGAAGCTCCTGCAGAGCGTCACCACCGATCCGATCGCGATCCTGCTGCTGGTCAACGCCATCCTGCTCTTCCTCGGCACCTTCATGGACATGGCGCCGATGATCATCATCCTGACCCCCGTGCTCCTGCCGGTGGTCATGAAGTTCGGCGTCGACCCGGTCCACTTCGGCGTGATCCTGATCCTCAACGCCGGCATCGGGCTGAACACGCCGCCGGTCGGCTCGGTCCTCTTCGTCGGCTGCGCTGTCGGCCGGATCACGATCCGGGAAGCCATGCGGACGATCTGGCCCTTCTTCGGCGCCTCGGTCGCGGTGCTGATGGCGGTCACCTACATCCCCGGGCTAAGCCTCTGGCTGCCCGCCTTCTTCCGCTGA
- the pdeM gene encoding ligase-associated DNA damage response endonuclease PdeM, giving the protein MSLAGADLVLLPEGVLWWPAEATLVVADLHLEKGSSGARRGALLPPYDTAATLAALAGVVVRFAPGRIVSLGDAFHDPFALERLQPADRARIEALQAGREWIWIAGNHDARLVGCIGGRTVAELAIGPLVFRHEPSPDGPEGEVAGHLHPAARVALRPKSVRRRCFATDGRRLVLPAFGAYAGGLNLLDRAYRGLFERTSLVAHLLGEGRVYPFPSRFLLAD; this is encoded by the coding sequence GTGTCCCTGGCCGGGGCCGATCTCGTGCTGCTGCCCGAGGGGGTCCTGTGGTGGCCGGCCGAAGCGACGCTGGTGGTCGCCGACCTGCATCTCGAGAAGGGCTCATCCGGGGCCCGGCGCGGCGCGCTCCTGCCGCCCTACGACACCGCGGCGACGCTGGCGGCGCTGGCGGGCGTCGTCGTCCGGTTCGCGCCCGGACGGATCGTCTCGCTCGGGGACGCCTTCCACGATCCCTTCGCGCTGGAGCGGCTGCAGCCCGCCGACCGAGCCCGGATCGAGGCGCTGCAGGCCGGGCGCGAGTGGATCTGGATCGCGGGCAATCACGATGCCCGGCTCGTCGGCTGCATCGGCGGGCGGACGGTGGCCGAGCTCGCGATCGGGCCGCTGGTGTTCCGGCACGAACCGTCGCCGGACGGGCCGGAGGGCGAGGTGGCAGGGCACCTGCACCCAGCGGCCCGGGTGGCGCTCAGGCCGAAGTCGGTGCGCCGGCGCTGCTTCGCGACGGACGGGCGGCGCCTCGTCCTGCCGGCCTTCGGGGCCTATGCGGGCGGGCTCAACCTGCTCGACCGCGCCTACCGGGGCCTCTTCGAGCGGACGAGCCTCGTCGCCCATCTTCTCGGCGAGGGCCGGGTCTACCCCTTCCCCTCCCGCTTCCTGCTCGCCGACTGA
- the apaG gene encoding Co2+/Mg2+ efflux protein ApaG — translation MQPKGAQDPKSQAWRYEAVSHGIRVVVAPRYLEDRSDPGESRFFWAYTVEITNLSQETIQLRARYWRIVDGNGKQQEVRGPGVVGEEPVILPGDSYEYTSGCPLTTPSGFMVGHYQVETGRGERLTVEIPAFSLDLPGEGRIIN, via the coding sequence ATGCAGCCGAAGGGCGCGCAAGACCCCAAGTCACAGGCCTGGCGCTACGAGGCGGTGAGCCACGGCATCCGCGTCGTCGTCGCGCCCCGGTACCTGGAGGACCGGTCCGATCCGGGCGAATCCCGGTTCTTCTGGGCCTATACGGTTGAGATCACCAACCTGTCCCAGGAGACGATCCAGCTGCGCGCGCGCTACTGGCGCATCGTGGACGGAAACGGAAAGCAGCAGGAGGTTCGCGGACCCGGGGTGGTCGGCGAGGAGCCGGTGATCCTGCCGGGCGACTCCTACGAATACACGTCCGGCTGCCCGCTCACGACGCCGTCCGGCTTCATGGTCGGCCACTACCAGGTGGAGACCGGTCGCGGCGAGCGGCTGACCGTCGAGATCCCGGCCTTCTCGCTCGACCTGCCCGGCGAGGGACGGATCATCAACTGA
- a CDS encoding CDP-alcohol phosphatidyltransferase family protein, giving the protein MLDGIMRRLVDGPLDRAGARLAAAGVGADALTAAGLVVGLGAAAAIAAGATLLGLVLVLASRLADGLDGAVARATRKTDLGGFLDIVCDFVFYGAVPLAFAALDPARNALPAAFLLVTFYVNGASFLGYAILAAKHGMETRARGSKSLYFTTGLAEGTETIAVFLAACLWPAAFPALAVGFGLLCLLTTAARVRLAMTTFRS; this is encoded by the coding sequence ATGCTGGACGGCATCATGCGGCGGCTCGTCGACGGGCCGCTCGACCGGGCCGGCGCCCGGCTCGCCGCCGCGGGCGTCGGCGCGGACGCCTTGACGGCCGCGGGCCTCGTGGTGGGCCTCGGCGCCGCGGCCGCGATCGCCGCCGGGGCGACGCTCCTCGGCCTTGTCCTGGTCCTCGCCAGCCGCCTCGCCGACGGCCTGGACGGCGCCGTCGCGCGGGCGACGCGCAAGACCGATCTCGGCGGCTTCCTCGACATCGTCTGCGACTTCGTCTTCTACGGCGCCGTGCCGCTCGCCTTCGCGGCCCTCGACCCCGCGCGCAACGCCCTGCCGGCCGCCTTCCTGCTGGTCACCTTCTACGTCAACGGGGCGAGCTTCCTCGGCTACGCGATCCTGGCCGCGAAGCACGGGATGGAGACGCGCGCCCGCGGCTCCAAGTCCCTCTACTTCACGACCGGTCTCGCGGAGGGCACCGAGACCATCGCGGTCTTCCTCGCCGCCTGCCTCTGGCCCGCCGCCTTCCCGGCGCTCGCGGTCGGCTTCGGGCTTCTCTGCCTGCTCACCACGGCCGCCCGGGTGCGCCTCGCCATGACGACCTTCCGGTCCTGA